A single genomic interval of Xyrauchen texanus isolate HMW12.3.18 chromosome 8, RBS_HiC_50CHRs, whole genome shotgun sequence harbors:
- the LOC127647914 gene encoding ankyrin repeat and SAM domain-containing protein 4B-like → MSRYHKAAIDGYLDLLKEATRKDLNTPDEDGMTPTLFAAYHGHIEALQLICSRGGDPNKSDIWGNTPLHHSAANGHMQILSFLVNFGANLFALDNDFHTPMDVAASRDYMDCVRFLDSSASQQTSQNAKKVARLKEQATKDAERRVKQCERVKKRHQNRMDKMYRGGSVSEASIASSMGTINSVTGEQFSKLIAADTNGSIKSTIKGTLQRKFGKKDKGTMSRQGDSNVIFVKQDGGSQGKPEFVDVFNEQDENEEDEDGERGFDNDEEGASPMKSIFKRPGLGKMVFRKNFTTEMGIEPEYHPSGDTEDLGFLIRQEVFENVNVGLEGFEEDSELPWNEQDIGLDEEDETSPLDSFLASISLLDFAPVFSREQLDLEALMLCSDDDLKSIRIHLGPRKKILDAAARRKAVLGQSGVMKDSFF, encoded by the exons ATGTCAAGATATCACAAAGCAGCCATTGATGGATATTTGGATCTTTTGAAAGAAGCCACAAGGAAAGATCTGAACACCCCGGACGAGGATGGCATGACACCCACACTCTTTGCGGCTTATCATGGACACATTGAGGCTCTTCAACTTATATGTAGCAGAGG AGGGGATCCAAACAAAAGTGACATATGGGGGAACACGCCCTTACATCATTCTGCTGCAAATGGTCACATGCAGATCCTCAGCTTCCTAGTGAACTTTGGAGCTAACCTCTTCGCACTGGACAATGATTTCCATACTCCCATGGATGTTGCTGCCTCTCGAGACTATATGGACTGCGTTCGCTTCCTAGACAGCAGTGCCTCCCAACAGACAAGCCAGAATGCAAAAAAGGTAGCACGTCTGAAAGAGCAGGCCACCAAAGATGCAGAACGTAGAGTCAAGCAGTGCGAACGGGTTAAGAAGAGGCATCAAAATAGGATGGACAAGATGTACCGTGGTGGGTCTGTGTCGGAAGCCAGTATAGCCTCCAGCATGGGCACCATAAACAGCGTGACTGGGGAACAATTCTCAAAACTCATTGCAGCAGACACCAATGGATCTATCAAGTCAACGATAAAGGGAACCCTCCAACGCAAGTTTGGAAAAAAGGACAAAGGGACAATGAGTAGACAGGGGGACAGCAATGTCATTTTTGTCAAACAAGATGGTGGCTCTCAAGGAAAGCCTGAGTTTGTTGACGTCTTCAATGAGCAGGATGAAAATGAGGAGGATGAAGATGGTGAGAGAGGTTTTGACAATGATGAAGAGGGAGCAAGTCCAATGAAATCTATCTTTAAAAGGCCTGGTCTTGGTAAAATGGTGTTTCGCAAGAACTTCACCACGGAGATGGGCATTGAACCAGAATACCATCCAAGCGGTGATACAGAAGACCTGGGGTTTCTCATCCGACAAGAGGTGTTTGAGAATGTGAATGTAGGATTGGAAGGTTTTGAGGAGGATTCAGAACTTCCTTGGAATGAACAGGATATAGGTCTGGATGAGGAAGATGAGACATCACCATTGGATTCATTCTTGGCATCCATCAGCCTGTTGGACTTTGCTCCTGTGTTTTCTCGTGAGCAGCTGGATCTCGAAGCCCTGATGCTCTGTTCAGATGATGATCTCAAAAGCATCCGTATCCATCTGGGGCCACGCAAAAAGATTCTGGATGCAGCGGCTCGCAGGAAGGCTGTCCTGGGTCAGTCTGGTGTTATGAAGGATAGCTTCTTTTAA